Proteins from a single region of Bos indicus isolate NIAB-ARS_2022 breed Sahiwal x Tharparkar chromosome 6, NIAB-ARS_B.indTharparkar_mat_pri_1.0, whole genome shotgun sequence:
- the PRDM8 gene encoding PR domain zinc finger protein 8 isoform X2, producing MEDSGIQRGIWEGDAKAVQQCLTDIFTSVYTTCDIPENAIFGPCVLSHTSLYDSIAFIALKSTDKRTVPYIFRVDTSAANGSSEGLMWLRLVQSARDKEEQNLEAYIKNGQLFYRSLRRIAKDEELLVWYGKELTELLLLCPSRSHSKMNGSSPYTCLECSQRFQFEFPYVAHLRFRCPKRLHGADLSPREEQGGSVGTKDHGGGGGGGKDQQQSQEAPLGPGPKFCKAGPVHHYPAPSPESGNPPAAGGGSGAKPSTDFHNLARELENSGGASSCSPVRSLGGGSGHQEAELSPDGNAAGMGKGKRKFPEEATEGGGAGLVGGRGRFAERALPASKEDLVCTPQQYRNSGSYFSLEENGRLFAPPSPETGEAKRSAFVEVKKAARAAGGPEEAAADGGGAAAEEQDAGGGGSSSTPVAASPASTEKLLAPRPGGALPGRLEGGSPARGSAFTSVPQLGGAGGGGPGGGAGAGGGAGGAGGGQGAAADERKSAFSQPARSFSQLSPLVLGQKLGALEPCHPGDGVGPTRLYPAASDPLAVKLQGAAELNGGCGALPNGGGGGGGLPKQSPFLYATAFWPKSSAAAAAAAAAAAGPLQLQLPSALTLLPPSFTSLCLPAQNWCAKCNASFRMTSDLVYHMRSHHKKEYAMEPLVKRRREEKLKCPICNESFRERHHLSRHMTSHN from the exons ATGGAGGATTCGGGCATCCAGCGAGGCATCTGGGAGGGAGATGCCAAGGCTGTCCAGCAGTGTCTGACAGATATTTTTACCAGCGTTTACACCACCTGCGACATCCCTGAGAATGCTATATTTGGTCCCTGCGTCCTGAGCCATACTTCCCTGTACGACAGCATAGCTTTCATAGCTCTCAAGTCCACAGACAAGAGAACGGTCCCTTATATCTTCCGG GTAGACACTTCAGCGGCGAATGGTTCCTCCGAAGGTCTCATGTGGCTGCGTCTGGTCCAATCAGCCAGAGATAAAGAAGAGCAGAACCTTGAAGCCTATATAAAAAACGGACAGCTGTTTTACCGCTCTCTCCGCAGGATTGCCAAAGATGAGGAGTTACTAGTTTGGTACGGGAAAGAACTGACCGAGTTACTCTTGCTCTGCCCCTCTAGATCCCACAGCAAAATGAATG GGTCGTCCCCTTACACATGCCTGGAGTGCAGCCAACGTTTCCAGTTTGAGTTCCCCTATGTAGCGCATCTGCGCTTCCGCTGCCCCAAGAGACTTCACGGCGCTGATCTGAGCCCCCGAGAGGAGCAAGGCGGCAGCGTGGGTACCAAGGATcacggaggcggcggcggcggtggcaaGGACCAACAGCAGTCGCAGGAGGCACCCTTGGGTCCCGGCCCGAAGTTCTGCAAAGCCGGTCCGGTCCACCACTACCCGGCCCCCTCCCCCGAGAGCGGTAACCCGCCGGCGGCTGGTGGCGGCAGCGGCGCGAAGCCGTCCACGGACTTTCACAACCTGGCGCGGGAGCTGGAGAACTCCGGGGGCGCCAGCAGCTGCTCCCCGGTGCGGAGCCTCGGCGGCGGCAGCGGCCACCAGGAGGCGGAGCTGAGTCCCGACGGCAACGCCGCGGGCATGGGCAAAGGGAAGAGGAAGTTCCCGGAGGAGGCGACCGAGGGCGGCGGCGCGGGCCTGGTGGGGGGCCGGGGCCGCTTTGCCGAGCGGGCCCTGCCGGCCTCCAAGGAGGACCTGGTGTGCACGCCGCAGCAGTACCGCAACTCGGGCAGCTACTTCAGCCTGGAGGAGAACGGCCGCCTCTTCGCGCCTCCCAGTCCCGAGACGGGAGAGGCGAAGCGCAGCGCCTTCGTGGAGGTGAAGAAGGCGGCCCGGGCGGCCGGGGGGCCGGAGGAGGCGGCCGCCGATGGCGGGGGCGCAGCCGCCGAGGAGCAGGAcgcgggcggcggcggctcctCCTCCACGCCCGTGGCCGCGTCCCCGGCCAGCACCGAGAAGCTGCTGGCCCCGCGGCCCGGGGGCGCGCTGCCAGGCCGGCTGGAGGGCGGCAGCCCGGCGCGGGGCAGCGCCTTCACCTCGGTGCCGCAGCTGGGCGGTGCGGGCGGCGGCGGCCCAGGCGGCGGCGCGGGCGCTGGGGGCGgcgcgggcggggcgggcgggggccaGGGCGCAGCGGCGGACGAGCGCAAGAGCGCCTTCTCGCAGCCGGCGCGCTCCTTCTCGCAGCTGTCCCCGCTGGTGCTGGGCCAGAAGCTAGGCGCTCTCGAGCCTTGCCACCCCGGCGACGGGGTGGGCCCCACCAGACTGTACCCCGCCGCCTCCGACCCGCTGGCCGTGAAGCTCCAGGGAGCGGCGGAGCTGAACGGAGGTTGCGGGGCCCTGCCgaacggcggcggcggcggcggcgggctgCCCAAGCAGAGCCCGTTCCTCTATGCCACCGCCTTCTGGCCCAAGAGCTCCGCCGCTGCGGCGGCCGCAGCGGCGGCGGCTGCGGGGCCCCTGCAGTTGCAGCTGCCGTCGGCGCTCACGCTGCTGCCGCCCTCGTTCACCTCGCTGTGTCTGCCCGCGCAGAACTGGTGCGCCAAGTGCAATGCCTCCTTCCGCATGACCTCCGACCTAGTGTACCACATGAGGTCGCATCACAAAAAGGAGTACGCCATGGAGCCCTTGGTGAAGCGGAGGCGGGAGGAGAAACTCAAGTGCCCCATTTGCAACGAGTCCTTCAGGGAGCGCCACCACCTCTCCAGGCACATGACCTCGCATAATTGA
- the PRDM8 gene encoding PR domain zinc finger protein 8 isoform X1: MEDSGIQRGIWEGDAKAVQQCLTDIFTSVYTTCDIPENAIFGPCVLSHTSLYDSIAFIALKSTDKRTVPYIFRVDTSAANGSSEGLMWLRLVQSARDKEEQNLEAYIKNGQLFYRSLRRIAKDEELLVWYGKELTELLLLCPSRSHSKMNAGSSPYTCLECSQRFQFEFPYVAHLRFRCPKRLHGADLSPREEQGGSVGTKDHGGGGGGGKDQQQSQEAPLGPGPKFCKAGPVHHYPAPSPESGNPPAAGGGSGAKPSTDFHNLARELENSGGASSCSPVRSLGGGSGHQEAELSPDGNAAGMGKGKRKFPEEATEGGGAGLVGGRGRFAERALPASKEDLVCTPQQYRNSGSYFSLEENGRLFAPPSPETGEAKRSAFVEVKKAARAAGGPEEAAADGGGAAAEEQDAGGGGSSSTPVAASPASTEKLLAPRPGGALPGRLEGGSPARGSAFTSVPQLGGAGGGGPGGGAGAGGGAGGAGGGQGAAADERKSAFSQPARSFSQLSPLVLGQKLGALEPCHPGDGVGPTRLYPAASDPLAVKLQGAAELNGGCGALPNGGGGGGGLPKQSPFLYATAFWPKSSAAAAAAAAAAAGPLQLQLPSALTLLPPSFTSLCLPAQNWCAKCNASFRMTSDLVYHMRSHHKKEYAMEPLVKRRREEKLKCPICNESFRERHHLSRHMTSHN; the protein is encoded by the exons ATGGAGGATTCGGGCATCCAGCGAGGCATCTGGGAGGGAGATGCCAAGGCTGTCCAGCAGTGTCTGACAGATATTTTTACCAGCGTTTACACCACCTGCGACATCCCTGAGAATGCTATATTTGGTCCCTGCGTCCTGAGCCATACTTCCCTGTACGACAGCATAGCTTTCATAGCTCTCAAGTCCACAGACAAGAGAACGGTCCCTTATATCTTCCGG GTAGACACTTCAGCGGCGAATGGTTCCTCCGAAGGTCTCATGTGGCTGCGTCTGGTCCAATCAGCCAGAGATAAAGAAGAGCAGAACCTTGAAGCCTATATAAAAAACGGACAGCTGTTTTACCGCTCTCTCCGCAGGATTGCCAAAGATGAGGAGTTACTAGTTTGGTACGGGAAAGAACTGACCGAGTTACTCTTGCTCTGCCCCTCTAGATCCCACAGCAAAATGAATG CAGGGTCGTCCCCTTACACATGCCTGGAGTGCAGCCAACGTTTCCAGTTTGAGTTCCCCTATGTAGCGCATCTGCGCTTCCGCTGCCCCAAGAGACTTCACGGCGCTGATCTGAGCCCCCGAGAGGAGCAAGGCGGCAGCGTGGGTACCAAGGATcacggaggcggcggcggcggtggcaaGGACCAACAGCAGTCGCAGGAGGCACCCTTGGGTCCCGGCCCGAAGTTCTGCAAAGCCGGTCCGGTCCACCACTACCCGGCCCCCTCCCCCGAGAGCGGTAACCCGCCGGCGGCTGGTGGCGGCAGCGGCGCGAAGCCGTCCACGGACTTTCACAACCTGGCGCGGGAGCTGGAGAACTCCGGGGGCGCCAGCAGCTGCTCCCCGGTGCGGAGCCTCGGCGGCGGCAGCGGCCACCAGGAGGCGGAGCTGAGTCCCGACGGCAACGCCGCGGGCATGGGCAAAGGGAAGAGGAAGTTCCCGGAGGAGGCGACCGAGGGCGGCGGCGCGGGCCTGGTGGGGGGCCGGGGCCGCTTTGCCGAGCGGGCCCTGCCGGCCTCCAAGGAGGACCTGGTGTGCACGCCGCAGCAGTACCGCAACTCGGGCAGCTACTTCAGCCTGGAGGAGAACGGCCGCCTCTTCGCGCCTCCCAGTCCCGAGACGGGAGAGGCGAAGCGCAGCGCCTTCGTGGAGGTGAAGAAGGCGGCCCGGGCGGCCGGGGGGCCGGAGGAGGCGGCCGCCGATGGCGGGGGCGCAGCCGCCGAGGAGCAGGAcgcgggcggcggcggctcctCCTCCACGCCCGTGGCCGCGTCCCCGGCCAGCACCGAGAAGCTGCTGGCCCCGCGGCCCGGGGGCGCGCTGCCAGGCCGGCTGGAGGGCGGCAGCCCGGCGCGGGGCAGCGCCTTCACCTCGGTGCCGCAGCTGGGCGGTGCGGGCGGCGGCGGCCCAGGCGGCGGCGCGGGCGCTGGGGGCGgcgcgggcggggcgggcgggggccaGGGCGCAGCGGCGGACGAGCGCAAGAGCGCCTTCTCGCAGCCGGCGCGCTCCTTCTCGCAGCTGTCCCCGCTGGTGCTGGGCCAGAAGCTAGGCGCTCTCGAGCCTTGCCACCCCGGCGACGGGGTGGGCCCCACCAGACTGTACCCCGCCGCCTCCGACCCGCTGGCCGTGAAGCTCCAGGGAGCGGCGGAGCTGAACGGAGGTTGCGGGGCCCTGCCgaacggcggcggcggcggcggcgggctgCCCAAGCAGAGCCCGTTCCTCTATGCCACCGCCTTCTGGCCCAAGAGCTCCGCCGCTGCGGCGGCCGCAGCGGCGGCGGCTGCGGGGCCCCTGCAGTTGCAGCTGCCGTCGGCGCTCACGCTGCTGCCGCCCTCGTTCACCTCGCTGTGTCTGCCCGCGCAGAACTGGTGCGCCAAGTGCAATGCCTCCTTCCGCATGACCTCCGACCTAGTGTACCACATGAGGTCGCATCACAAAAAGGAGTACGCCATGGAGCCCTTGGTGAAGCGGAGGCGGGAGGAGAAACTCAAGTGCCCCATTTGCAACGAGTCCTTCAGGGAGCGCCACCACCTCTCCAGGCACATGACCTCGCATAATTGA